One part of the Arabidopsis thaliana chromosome 4, partial sequence genome encodes these proteins:
- the OFP11 gene encoding ovate family protein 11 (ovate family protein 11 (OFP11); CONTAINS InterPro DOMAIN/s: Protein of unknown function DUF623 (InterPro:IPR006458); BEST Arabidopsis thaliana protein match is: ovate family protein 16 (TAIR:AT2G32100.1); Has 297 Blast hits to 297 proteins in 17 species: Archae - 0; Bacteria - 0; Metazoa - 0; Fungi - 0; Plants - 297; Viruses - 0; Other Eukaryotes - 0 (source: NCBI BLink).): protein MSNFLRKKLHLCFSSSGGLSPSIPSSPIIVSNHNAQSHPHHTPSIFINNFNSLYDQLSVSSPLHRRHSSENPAGVFSTNRREEEEEDETTTSVSKLLSGGTAIMKHIESPDPYRDFGRSMREMVEARDLTRDVVADREYLHELLFCYLYLNPKHTHRFIVSAFADTLLWLLSPSPSPEHFLS from the coding sequence atgtcTAATTTTCTAAGGAAGAAGCTACAcctctgtttctcctcttcCGGTGGTCTCTCACCGTCGATTCCTTCCTCTCCGATCATCGTATCAAATCACAACGCTCAATCTCATCCTCATCACACTCCCTCAATCTTCATCAACAACTTCAACTCTCTTTACGATCagctctctgtttcttctcccCTCCACCGCCGTCACAGTTCCGAGAACCCCGCCGGGGTGTTCTCCACTAACCGccgcgaagaagaagaagaagacgaaaccACCACCTCCGTTTCGAAGCTTTTAAGCGGCGGGACGGCGATAATGAAGCACATAGAGTCACCGGATCCGTACAGAGATTTCGGAAGATCGATGAGAGAGATGGTGGAAGCTAGAGATTTAACGAGAGACGTCGTCGCCGATAGAGAATACTTGCACGAACTGTTATTCTGTTATCTCTATTTGAATCCGAAACATACTCACAGATTCATCGTCTCTGCTTTCGCCGATACGCTCCTCTGGTTACTTTCTCCGTCGCCGTCGCCAGAGCATTTTTTAtcctaa